The Athene noctua chromosome 33, bAthNoc1.hap1.1, whole genome shotgun sequence genome contains a region encoding:
- the LOC141972503 gene encoding alpha-tectorin-like produces the protein MFVGAGMKPSFVVLFLMLGAVVNVRPVQGEASVLYPYGPDQGDQKNPKLDDGTSEQVALAVPFTFYSQEYQSLYVNNNGVISFDSQVSEYTPDPFPLADGRPFVTPYWADVNNVAGGDVFYRETTDPTLLALLTKNINQYFPDVSYTATWAFVATWDHVAYYGTETDKGNTFQAVLTTNTQMSFIILNYKDIQWTTGVASGGDPETGLGGTPAHAGFNSGDDKNFYNIPGSQTEAIINVTQTSNVNVPGRWVFRVDEFKVTGVPTEAPKVANSNDCWL, from the exons ATGTTTGTGGGAGCCGGGATGAAGCCTTCCTTCGTTGTCCTGTTCCTGATGTTAG GAGCCGTGGTGAACGTCCGACCGGTGCAAGGAGAAG CATCCGTGCTCTACCCCTACGGTCCGGACCAGGGGgaccagaaaaaccccaaacttgatGACGGAACCTCGGAGCAGGTCGCCCTCGCCGTGCCCTTCACCTTCTACAGCCAGGAGTACCAAAGCCTTTAC gtgaACAACAACGGCGTGATTTCCTTCGACAGCCAGGTCAGCGAATACACCCCCGACCCCTTCCCCCTGGCTGACGGACGCCCCTTCGTCACCCCCTACTGGGCGGACGTCAACAACGTGGCGGGAGGAGACGTCTTCTACCGCGAGACCACCGACCCGACGCTGCTGGCGCTCCTCACGAAAAACATCAACCAATACTTCCCCGACGTTTCCTACACCGCCACGTGGGCTTTCGTGGCCACCTGGGACCACGTGGCCTACTACGGCACTGAAACCGATAAG ggcaaCACCTTCCAGGCCGTCCTGACCACCAACACCCAGATGTCCTTCATCATCCTCAACTACAAGGACATCCAGTGGACTACGGGGGTGGCAAGCGGGGGGGACCCCGAAACAGGTCTCGGAGGCACCCCGGCCCAC GCCGGATTCAACAGCGGAGATGACAAAAATTTCTACAACATCCCCGGCTCCCAGACGGAAGCCatcatcaacgtcacccagaccTCCAACGTCAACGTCCCGGGGCGCTGGGTCTTCCGGGTGGATGAATTTAAGGTGACGGGGGTCCCCACCGAGGCGCCCAAGGTCGCCAACAGCAACGACTGCTGGTT GTAA